GGTGCCAAGGGAAATGTCGCGACCGAGGCTGTGGCGGCGCATCTGGCGGCGGTCGGTCATGCGACCGGGCTGGACATGGAGGTGATCGAAAGGGCCGCGGCAATGGCGCGTGCCATGCGGGAGGATGAAGATGTTTGAGACGATCCGGATCGAGACCGATGCGCGCGGCGTCGCCAAATTATGGATGGCGCGCCCCGACAAGCATAACGCGCTCTCGCAGCAACTGATCGAGGATCTGACGGCGGCGGCGGCGCAGCTTGGCGCCGATCCGGCGGTGCGGGTCGTGGTGCTTGCGGGCGAGGGGGCCAGCTTCTGCGCCGGCGGGGATCTGGGCTGGATGAAGCAGCAGATCGCCGCCGATGCCGGGACAAGGCGGGCGGGCGCACGGGTTCTGGCCGGGATGCTTTCGGCGCTGAACCTTTTGCCCAAGCCCTTGATCGCGCGGGTGCATGGCAATGCCTTTGGCGGCGGAATCGGGATGATGTCGGTCTGCGATATCGCCATCGCCGCCGAGACCGCGAAATTCGGACTGACCGAGGTCAAGCTTGGCCTGATCCCGGCGAC
This region of Paracoccus saliphilus genomic DNA includes:
- a CDS encoding crotonase/enoyl-CoA hydratase family protein, producing the protein MFETIRIETDARGVAKLWMARPDKHNALSQQLIEDLTAAAAQLGADPAVRVVVLAGEGASFCAGGDLGWMKQQIAADAGTRRAGARVLAGMLSALNLLPKPLIARVHGNAFGGGIGMMSVCDIAIAAETAKFGLTEVKLGLIPATIGPYVLARMGEDRARRVFFSGRIFDASEALALNLVARVVAPEDLDKAVEAEIAPFLLGAPGAIAAAKAQCRFLGPRITEAEIEDSIDRLVAVWEGQEAPEGISAFFEKRKPGWQS